A stretch of the Chelonoidis abingdonii isolate Lonesome George chromosome 11, CheloAbing_2.0, whole genome shotgun sequence genome encodes the following:
- the LOC116823635 gene encoding acidic leucine-rich nuclear phosphoprotein 32 family member B isoform X2, translating to MINVNLLSVSNLPKLNKLRKLELSDNRISGGLEVLAERTPNLTHLNLSGNKIKDINTLEPLKKLPNLHSLDLFNCEVTMLINYRESMFALLPQLTYLDGFDADDQEAPDSDPEADGDGLDDEYDENGEGEEEDDDEEDELDEEVIDDEEEDEDDLEGEEEEDGVDDEEEEDEEDEDDDEGEEDLPQGEKRKRDLEDEGEEDPEDEEDEEDD from the exons ATGATCAACGTCAACCTGCTGTCTGTCTCCAATCTCCCCAAGCTCAACAAGCTCCGCAAG CTGGAGCTGAGCGATAACCGGATCTCCGGTGGTCTTGAAGTTCTAGCGGAGAGGACCCCTAACCTGACCCATTTGAATCTAAGTGGCAACAAGATCAAGGACATCAACACCCTGGAGCCCCTG AAGAAACTGCCAAATCTGCATAGCCTGGACCTCTTCAACTGCGAGGTGACAATGCTGATCAACTACCGGGAAAGCATGTTTGcccttctgccccagctcacctactTGGATGGGTTTGATGCCGATGACCAGGAGGCCCCTGACTCAGACCCTGAAGCAGATGGTGATGGGCTGGATGATGAATATGATGAGAATGGAGAAG GTGAGGAAGAGGATGACGATGAGGAAGATGAGTTGGATGAGGAAGTCATtgatgatgaagaggaggatgaagatgatCTGGAAGGTGAAGAGGAAGAAGATGGAGTCGATGATGAG gaggaagaggatgaggaggatgaagatgacgACGAAGGTGAGGAGG accTTCcacagggagagaagagaaaacgAGATCTAGAGGATGAGGGAGAGGAAGATCCAGAAGATGAAGAGGATGAGGAGGATGACTGA
- the LOC116823635 gene encoding acidic leucine-rich nuclear phosphoprotein 32 family member B isoform X1: protein MINVNLLSVSNLPKLNKLRKLELSDNRISGGLEVLAERTPNLTHLNLSGNKIKDINTLEPLKKLPNLHSLDLFNCEVTMLINYRESMFALLPQLTYLDGFDADDQEAPDSDPEADGDGLDDEYDENGEEGEEEDDDEEDELDEEVIDDEEEDEDDLEGEEEEDGVDDEEEEDEEDEDDDEGEEDLPQGEKRKRDLEDEGEEDPEDEEDEEDD from the exons ATGATCAACGTCAACCTGCTGTCTGTCTCCAATCTCCCCAAGCTCAACAAGCTCCGCAAG CTGGAGCTGAGCGATAACCGGATCTCCGGTGGTCTTGAAGTTCTAGCGGAGAGGACCCCTAACCTGACCCATTTGAATCTAAGTGGCAACAAGATCAAGGACATCAACACCCTGGAGCCCCTG AAGAAACTGCCAAATCTGCATAGCCTGGACCTCTTCAACTGCGAGGTGACAATGCTGATCAACTACCGGGAAAGCATGTTTGcccttctgccccagctcacctactTGGATGGGTTTGATGCCGATGACCAGGAGGCCCCTGACTCAGACCCTGAAGCAGATGGTGATGGGCTGGATGATGAATATGATGAGAATGGAGAAG AAGGTGAGGAAGAGGATGACGATGAGGAAGATGAGTTGGATGAGGAAGTCATtgatgatgaagaggaggatgaagatgatCTGGAAGGTGAAGAGGAAGAAGATGGAGTCGATGATGAG gaggaagaggatgaggaggatgaagatgacgACGAAGGTGAGGAGG accTTCcacagggagagaagagaaaacgAGATCTAGAGGATGAGGGAGAGGAAGATCCAGAAGATGAAGAGGATGAGGAGGATGACTGA
- the LOC116823635 gene encoding acidic leucine-rich nuclear phosphoprotein 32 family member B isoform X3, which translates to MINVNLLSVSNLPKLNKLRKLELSDNRISGGLEVLAERTPNLTHLNLSGNKIKDINTLEPLKKLPNLHSLDLFNCEVTMLINYRESMFALLPQLTYLDGFDADDQEAPDSDPEADGDGLDDEYDENGEEGEEEDDDEEDELDEEVIDDEEEDEDDLEGEEEEDGVDDEEEEDEEDEDDDEDLPQGEKRKRDLEDEGEEDPEDEEDEEDD; encoded by the exons ATGATCAACGTCAACCTGCTGTCTGTCTCCAATCTCCCCAAGCTCAACAAGCTCCGCAAG CTGGAGCTGAGCGATAACCGGATCTCCGGTGGTCTTGAAGTTCTAGCGGAGAGGACCCCTAACCTGACCCATTTGAATCTAAGTGGCAACAAGATCAAGGACATCAACACCCTGGAGCCCCTG AAGAAACTGCCAAATCTGCATAGCCTGGACCTCTTCAACTGCGAGGTGACAATGCTGATCAACTACCGGGAAAGCATGTTTGcccttctgccccagctcacctactTGGATGGGTTTGATGCCGATGACCAGGAGGCCCCTGACTCAGACCCTGAAGCAGATGGTGATGGGCTGGATGATGAATATGATGAGAATGGAGAAG AAGGTGAGGAAGAGGATGACGATGAGGAAGATGAGTTGGATGAGGAAGTCATtgatgatgaagaggaggatgaagatgatCTGGAAGGTGAAGAGGAAGAAGATGGAGTCGATGATGAG gaggaagaggatgaggaggatgaagatgacgACGAAG accTTCcacagggagagaagagaaaacgAGATCTAGAGGATGAGGGAGAGGAAGATCCAGAAGATGAAGAGGATGAGGAGGATGACTGA
- the LOC116823635 gene encoding acidic leucine-rich nuclear phosphoprotein 32 family member B isoform X4: protein MINVNLLSVSNLPKLNKLRKLELSDNRISGGLEVLAERTPNLTHLNLSGNKIKDINTLEPLKKLPNLHSLDLFNCEVTMLINYRESMFALLPQLTYLDGFDADDQEAPDSDPEADGDGLDDEYDENGEGEEEDDDEEDELDEEVIDDEEEDEDDLEGEEEEDGVDDEEEEDEEDEDDDEDLPQGEKRKRDLEDEGEEDPEDEEDEEDD, encoded by the exons ATGATCAACGTCAACCTGCTGTCTGTCTCCAATCTCCCCAAGCTCAACAAGCTCCGCAAG CTGGAGCTGAGCGATAACCGGATCTCCGGTGGTCTTGAAGTTCTAGCGGAGAGGACCCCTAACCTGACCCATTTGAATCTAAGTGGCAACAAGATCAAGGACATCAACACCCTGGAGCCCCTG AAGAAACTGCCAAATCTGCATAGCCTGGACCTCTTCAACTGCGAGGTGACAATGCTGATCAACTACCGGGAAAGCATGTTTGcccttctgccccagctcacctactTGGATGGGTTTGATGCCGATGACCAGGAGGCCCCTGACTCAGACCCTGAAGCAGATGGTGATGGGCTGGATGATGAATATGATGAGAATGGAGAAG GTGAGGAAGAGGATGACGATGAGGAAGATGAGTTGGATGAGGAAGTCATtgatgatgaagaggaggatgaagatgatCTGGAAGGTGAAGAGGAAGAAGATGGAGTCGATGATGAG gaggaagaggatgaggaggatgaagatgacgACGAAG accTTCcacagggagagaagagaaaacgAGATCTAGAGGATGAGGGAGAGGAAGATCCAGAAGATGAAGAGGATGAGGAGGATGACTGA